One window of bacterium genomic DNA carries:
- a CDS encoding GWxTD domain-containing protein yields the protein MKDLLRIILIVATIAAAYSCSSNRRMTRFEVDYMVSEADRMIVLDDLDSAALLINNLARQEPEDTIILWRQGIINRDLGTVEGRIKSERAFRKLVKINSKNAKYHLELAKTLIAQSFEMQGRSELTWAIELDPTIDEAYLLMTHLYRRPYFVNDDRDRGDSTRYILEQLLLAKPVSDSGLVLLAELCAVRNQFDSATWAASKVLEIDSTAKQANMVMGYADYRRGQFESAASYFERGLNMMDSTELTGYESVLFLIPPQNASRYMQQVPAKRDSLREELWFEIDLDPTTPVNERRVEHYARVWLANLLYSDPRYDVIGWTTDMGETLIRLGLPDDRYRAKIQSGRTNGVPAWYWYYTTTEFPCTLAFVDHMLSGTFRFPFSYSDNTGSSRANSSKEIAYLNYRQIPQESTVGRERLPVNLFAGAYTFASSDSLTEVQIITFAPAADLHEENGAELRIVLQAENGIGNYRTQEQGGLAPLYASDGRDSLIGKSSMFSIKPGNYRVGIALEQPEEKRFGVIVDSVVVPDYRNGKPSLSDIVLGSARSGDRNGPGIVRGDSVRIVPSIDQEFSTSQPLRLYYEIYNLPTDIRSLTRFDVTYTFQFVKGSERGIKSLLGKIFPGRKESVSYTYREGGKTRTAIRDVELNLSELRPGRYVLTIAINDLVLGAKIEGRTDLILFE from the coding sequence ATGAAAGACTTACTGCGAATTATCCTGATTGTAGCAACGATTGCGGCCGCCTATTCGTGCAGCAGCAATCGCCGAATGACCCGGTTCGAGGTCGACTATATGGTGAGCGAAGCCGACCGGATGATTGTGCTTGACGATCTCGACAGTGCGGCGCTTCTGATCAATAATCTCGCGCGCCAAGAACCGGAAGACACGATAATATTGTGGCGCCAAGGGATCATCAATCGTGATTTGGGTACCGTTGAAGGTCGAATCAAGTCGGAGAGAGCTTTCCGAAAACTTGTCAAGATCAACTCGAAGAACGCGAAATACCATCTTGAACTTGCCAAGACGTTGATTGCCCAGTCATTCGAAATGCAGGGGCGCAGCGAGCTGACATGGGCGATAGAGCTTGATCCGACAATTGATGAAGCATACCTGCTGATGACTCATCTCTACCGGCGACCGTATTTTGTAAACGACGATCGCGATCGCGGTGATTCGACGCGCTACATTCTCGAACAGCTACTTCTCGCGAAACCGGTATCTGATTCAGGCCTTGTGCTGCTGGCGGAACTCTGCGCGGTTCGCAACCAGTTCGACAGCGCTACATGGGCAGCTTCCAAGGTACTCGAGATCGATTCGACTGCCAAACAGGCCAATATGGTAATGGGGTATGCCGATTATCGTCGCGGTCAATTCGAGTCGGCGGCGAGTTATTTCGAGCGCGGACTGAACATGATGGATTCGACTGAACTTACCGGCTATGAGTCTGTGCTTTTCTTGATTCCGCCGCAGAATGCTTCGAGGTATATGCAGCAGGTGCCGGCTAAACGCGATTCTCTCAGGGAAGAGCTGTGGTTTGAAATCGATCTGGATCCAACGACTCCGGTCAACGAACGACGGGTTGAGCACTATGCGCGTGTGTGGTTGGCGAATCTGTTATACTCCGATCCTCGCTATGATGTGATTGGCTGGACGACAGACATGGGTGAGACGTTGATTCGGCTGGGATTGCCGGACGATCGATATCGCGCCAAGATTCAATCGGGCCGTACCAATGGCGTGCCGGCGTGGTACTGGTATTACACCACTACTGAGTTTCCTTGTACGCTTGCGTTTGTCGATCACATGCTGTCAGGCACATTCAGATTCCCGTTCAGCTACAGCGACAATACCGGGTCTTCGCGCGCAAACTCGAGCAAAGAGATTGCCTATCTGAACTATCGCCAGATTCCGCAGGAATCGACGGTCGGACGAGAGCGACTGCCGGTGAATCTCTTTGCCGGAGCATACACTTTTGCATCCAGTGACTCATTGACCGAAGTCCAAATTATCACATTTGCACCGGCGGCTGACCTACATGAGGAAAATGGCGCAGAACTGCGAATTGTACTTCAAGCAGAGAATGGAATAGGAAACTACAGAACTCAGGAGCAAGGCGGACTCGCGCCGCTCTACGCTTCAGACGGACGCGATTCACTGATTGGCAAGAGTTCTATGTTCAGTATCAAACCGGGTAATTACCGCGTCGGTATTGCGCTTGAGCAACCTGAAGAGAAGCGATTTGGAGTGATTGTCGATTCGGTGGTTGTTCCGGACTATCGAAACGGCAAACCATCTCTTTCGGATATCGTGTTGGGCAGTGCGCGCAGTGGAGATCGCAATGGTCCCGGAATTGTGCGCGGCGACAGTGTCAGGATCGTCCCATCAATTGATCAGGAGTTTTCGACGTCCCAGCCGCTAAGGCTGTACTATGAAATCTATAACCTTCCGACCGATATCAGATCGCTTACACGATTCGATGTCACATATACTTTTCAGTTCGTAAAAGGTTCTGAGAGAGGAATAAAGAGCCTGCTTGGCAAAATCTTCCCCGGACGCAAGGAGTCGGTAAGTTACACCTATCGCGAAGGGGGAAAGACTCGCACTGCAATTAGGGATGTCGAGTTAAACTTAAGCGAGCTTCGCCCGGGACGGTACGTTTTGACAATCGCGATTAACGATCTTGTCTTGGGTGCAAAAATCGAGGGGCGCACAGATTTGATTCTATTCGAATAG
- a CDS encoding tetratricopeptide repeat protein has product MLSSSGSMFSRGNLPSILITAFSTIYLLAVTLPVSSVSSLWGMNLLSYFDWSVRLPIALASIAGASAVILLGARLNLYPQLKKILLYVALPCTLIAIFYLLRVKTHYLGDGLLRAKELEVGIWWLPTEPLAQFANYIVFKVTSVLFGFSGTTAIETVSYIGGLFYCFGLLYFVRTICRDTSAQLLTFVLLYFSGMTVLFCGYAETYMLLPGLMAIFFASGVKAANGQSSPLAAYTLFLLIVLFHFKSLMLAPCVAYLVYADFRENRSRWAVAGVMTIIAAIASAVLIPRMSDLPILSASEFLLPFAAGGTEYTMFSKQHLLDILSQLLLISAAPLIVLVASIFFVAKPRTDFGRATYFAAWALPGAVCMLLFLHSRLGFAVDWDLFSAATLAISFFAMTYVARFEQIKVMNSVAAVALASVALVSFFGFAAVNSQTDIAIKRQVDTLNLYGKEGAIGFESMGNHLNSIGRPELAEQMWRKSLFLRPHVRLYANLAQLSLNEGRITDARYFSEMGLALDSTSAPLWNHRGVALSRMGESEASDSSFTKALHFNPNDANYHHNYSILLTQAERWSEAEAQSREALRLKPNDLTIMIGLGIALTNAGKIAEAEDVLTQITIKNPAYGESYFHLGRIYLAQADTAKLLQVLGDYVRRYPDSPTTPKIKLVVEGVQSAVRENQ; this is encoded by the coding sequence ATGTTGTCATCTTCCGGTTCAATGTTTAGTCGTGGAAATCTCCCGTCAATTCTAATCACAGCCTTCTCAACTATCTATCTCCTCGCTGTCACACTGCCGGTCAGCAGTGTCTCGTCGTTGTGGGGAATGAATCTGTTGAGCTATTTCGATTGGTCGGTGCGCTTGCCAATTGCTTTGGCCTCGATTGCGGGCGCTTCAGCAGTAATTCTACTCGGTGCAAGGCTCAACTTGTATCCGCAACTAAAGAAGATTCTGCTCTACGTTGCGTTACCCTGCACACTCATCGCAATCTTCTATTTGTTAAGAGTGAAGACTCACTACCTCGGCGATGGGCTTCTCAGAGCAAAGGAACTTGAGGTTGGTATCTGGTGGCTGCCGACTGAACCGTTAGCACAATTTGCTAACTATATCGTCTTCAAAGTCACATCAGTCCTGTTCGGTTTCAGCGGCACTACTGCAATCGAAACAGTCTCCTATATCGGTGGACTGTTCTACTGCTTCGGATTGCTGTATTTCGTTCGGACTATTTGCCGTGACACTTCGGCACAACTTCTGACATTCGTCCTGCTCTACTTTTCAGGAATGACAGTTCTTTTCTGCGGGTATGCAGAAACCTATATGCTATTGCCCGGTCTAATGGCTATCTTCTTTGCAAGCGGCGTCAAAGCTGCCAACGGACAGTCCTCCCCGTTGGCGGCTTACACGCTGTTTCTGCTGATTGTTCTATTCCACTTCAAATCGCTCATGTTGGCGCCCTGTGTCGCTTACTTGGTTTATGCGGATTTCAGGGAAAATCGCAGTCGTTGGGCAGTGGCCGGAGTGATGACTATTATCGCTGCGATTGCATCAGCAGTCCTGATTCCAAGAATGTCAGATCTGCCAATACTTTCTGCCTCGGAATTCCTGCTGCCTTTCGCCGCCGGCGGCACCGAGTACACAATGTTCTCAAAGCAGCACCTGCTCGACATCTTGAGCCAGTTGCTTCTCATTTCTGCAGCACCGCTGATCGTTCTTGTGGCGAGTATTTTCTTTGTCGCTAAACCGCGAACAGACTTCGGACGGGCAACATACTTTGCCGCTTGGGCACTGCCGGGCGCTGTCTGCATGTTGCTTTTCTTGCACTCACGGCTCGGCTTTGCAGTCGACTGGGACCTCTTTTCGGCGGCAACACTGGCTATCAGCTTCTTCGCAATGACTTACGTCGCTCGCTTCGAACAAATCAAAGTTATGAATTCTGTCGCCGCCGTCGCACTCGCTTCAGTAGCGCTTGTCTCGTTCTTTGGATTCGCCGCGGTGAATTCACAGACTGATATCGCCATTAAACGACAGGTGGATACTCTGAATCTCTACGGCAAGGAGGGCGCCATCGGCTTTGAGTCGATGGGCAATCATCTTAATAGCATTGGCAGGCCTGAATTGGCCGAACAGATGTGGCGTAAGTCGCTCTTTCTGCGACCGCATGTGCGCCTTTATGCCAACCTTGCCCAGCTCAGTCTCAACGAGGGCCGCATCACCGACGCTAGATACTTCAGCGAAATGGGACTCGCACTTGACTCCACCAGCGCGCCGCTTTGGAACCATCGCGGCGTGGCGTTGTCACGAATGGGAGAATCTGAGGCGTCTGATAGCAGCTTCACCAAAGCGCTTCACTTCAATCCAAATGATGCCAACTATCATCACAATTATTCAATCCTGCTAACCCAGGCAGAGCGTTGGTCTGAGGCGGAAGCCCAGTCTCGCGAGGCGCTCCGATTGAAGCCGAATGACTTAACAATAATGATCGGTTTGGGGATTGCACTTACTAATGCAGGCAAGATCGCCGAAGCTGAAGATGTTCTCACCCAGATAACCATAAAGAATCCCGCTTACGGCGAGTCATACTTTCATTTGGGTAGAATCTATCTTGCGCAAGCGGATACCGCCAAACTCTTGCAAGTTCTTGGCGACTATGTTCGCCGCTACCCCGATAGTCCCACGACACCAAAGATCAAGCTCGTAGTCGAAGGCGTTCAATCAGCAGTTCGGGAAAACCAGTAG